Proteins encoded together in one Mycobacterium simiae window:
- a CDS encoding TetR/AcrR family transcriptional regulator: MRSRSLAGQIGSGGGVEEATDVERAILDTARAVFETYGVRRANIEDVAARAGVSRSTIYRRFPTKDDLVEQVVRREAEIFFATLGRATAGCDPQQAVIEAFTLGVRLVQDSRLYSRIVQSEPELLGLFSRSHVFPIGQFADGIAHTLRRCGAEIPDADLSNVADVLLRVALGIIVFPTDRLDIADDGAVRDYAARYLVPLIGNLV; encoded by the coding sequence GCCACCGACGTGGAGCGGGCCATTCTGGACACCGCCCGCGCGGTCTTCGAGACGTATGGCGTACGTCGGGCGAACATCGAGGACGTCGCCGCGCGCGCCGGCGTCAGCCGCAGCACCATCTATCGCCGCTTCCCCACCAAAGACGACTTGGTCGAACAGGTGGTGCGTCGCGAGGCCGAAATCTTTTTCGCCACCCTGGGCCGGGCCACTGCCGGCTGTGACCCCCAGCAGGCGGTGATCGAGGCGTTCACCCTGGGCGTGCGCCTGGTTCAGGATTCGCGGCTGTATTCACGCATCGTGCAGAGCGAACCCGAGTTGCTCGGCTTGTTCTCCCGATCGCACGTCTTCCCCATCGGCCAGTTCGCCGACGGGATCGCCCACACCCTGCGCCGGTGCGGGGCTGAGATTCCCGACGCCGACCTGTCCAACGTCGCCGACGTCCTGTTGCGCGTCGCGCTCGGCATCATCGTCTTCCCGACCGACCGCCTCGACATCGCCGATGACGGCGCCGTCCGCGACTATGCCGCACGCTACCTGGTGCCGCTGATCGGCAACCTGGTCTAG